tgtaaatattctataaaAACAAATTGTCGCTATATTATGTAATTTTCTTAAACTATcgttatttcaaataaataaagggCTTAATTTTGTTGCGTCATATGATATTTATGGTCAAACGGatctaatttcaaaatataaaggcAGGTATATAACTATATATCAAACTTTGTTGTAAAATTCAAtgccacaaaaaaaaaaattcaacaaaataatatgTTGTACTAATAGCAACTCTATATTATGAAGGAAACAAGACAAACAAAATTTtcccacaagagtttgcaataatAATCTCCCAACCCAGCACGGAGCGTTAGTGAAAGTCTAAGTCCATGACACTAAGTACCTAATCAACATGCATCTACTACTGCAACAGTTGAAGATGAGATACTTTACGATATTTTCACCTTCTACATATTTGTTAATCATAAGCCAATGCTAACACTCCTTTTTTGGCAAAGTCAGAAAGTTAATTTTAATTAGCCTAAACAAATATGCTTAAACGCGCTAATCTAATAGGACTGATGCGGCCAGATGAAGATCTCCGCGGGTGGTGGAAGCAATGGCATTGTACCAGAAGTATGATCTGAAGCACCACCGTCGTTGCTCGAGTACTGGAGGTGTGGGAAGAAGCTGTGGTGGTAATAAGGTTGGTTCGCGTCGAATGGCAGTCCACAGGGGATAGCTGAAACAGGGGAAATCGCCCCGAAATTGATGCTGTTATTGCTGCTGCTATTGTTGACACTGTTGTGTAGAGTCTGCTGGTACGTATCGTTCAACGACTGTTTCTGCTCCGATTCAAGAGAGATCTTCAAGCGTTTTGCTGCTCCGCCTATCGGGAGTGAACTTTTCATGATGGCCTCAACGTCGTATCGGTTCATTTCGAAATTTGTCACTGCATTCAATCCCCTGAATTTGATTGCTGCTATGTCATATGCTTCTGCTGCTTCCTCCTCTGTAGCTGcaataatttagaaaaatcGCTAAATTAGCAATAGACAACTcaacgagagggagttgctcagatggtaagcacccctcacttccaacccgaagattgcgagttcgagtcaccattggaacaaaaggggtgggagctcaTAGGGAgggtagaaaaagaaaaagaaaaaagcgatggacaacTCCTATCGctaaacaacaataatatctCTCGTTAATCCTATCTAACGACGGATTATCAGAAAACTCTATTAGCTATGAGCTTATTTCACGACATACTAGCAACAAACTTCGTAGCTAATTCATGTTTTTATTAATAGATAATCTAAGAAATGAATCAAAGGAAATTATAATAGTTACCGAATGTTCCCAAGTACAGATCCTTGTTCCCTGCAACACGACCGATTCTTGCTTGCCATCGGCCTTGTTGATGATGTCTGCAAAAGTATATCACTAGTCAATCAACACGGCTCATGAAATGAGACGTAACATTGATCTCGCTCACTCCATCTAAGACACGATTAGATATTACACGACAAAATGAGTAGAAGTACTTCAATTGCAtcgaaaaaaattcaaacctTGTCACACCGCGATACATAGAAGCTCCTCTTGAGAAACCACTACTTTTCCTGATAACCAAGTACAAAATTCCTATAGAGAATTAATATCGATACAATATGGAAGTAACACAACAACAATGTGGTACGTAAATGGAAAAGTTCATGAACCTTCTTAGGGAGGCGATGAATTCTTGCTTCGTCATGTGCTTCATTTCCTCTATTTCTTTGGTATAATCCGAAGCCTGGAAAATATATCAGTCGAGTTAAAACTAGAACTCGAACATCCTTCAACGACTACGTAACTTTTCGTGCAAGTAATTTAATTGACCATATGATAAAAGTGTGTAGTATATTACAGGGAAATTGGTCGTGGCTGTTGTACCCCAATACTTTAGAGCTGCCAAGTCATAAGATCTTGCTGCTTTGTCCTCCTTGTCATATCCACCTATTTCATTattaaaaatccaaaattttattGACGCGTCGGATTGTACAACGAAAAAAACTAGAACTAAATATTGAGGCAATTACTTACCTAAGTAAACTGCAGAACGGATCCAGAATTTAGAATTTAGCAAAAAGCAACCACGCcgataaaagggaaaaaaaggagAGATAATCATATTAGAAATCAGCTGCAACATAGTCAAAATTTTGCATAAAAAGTGTGAAacacagaaaaataaaaaagataaagcAAGGTGCATGCGTATAGAGAAGATAAAAGCTTTAAACATTTGAATTTCTACATGCGATTTAAGCAAAGATAGTGACATGTCTTGCCAAGACAAAGAAAAAAGTGAACAAGTTGTTCCCACTATGTTTTTAATTGATTATGACTCGTGTGGAATTATGAACTTAAACAAATTGTAgcttattattaataataagaCGGCTATATACTTGAAGCATCTTGTGTTCACACAAGATCCAAGAAGTTAAAACTAATTTTtgctatatataaaaatttatacatcAAATACAACATTTACCGCAAAGTAATACATGTATAAGATATGAAGAGATATAAGATGAGATAACTAATATACACGAATGACAAAACCATACATAACTAGTTTTATCAATACTTGTACAACTCTAACTGATAACCAAATGACTCTCAAGTGCAAACATGTTGGTATAGTGTACAACTAGTATTAGACCTATCAAATCCACTATTTGAAGGCTAAGTTGCACGaactctttacttttgatgcTAAGTCCGTGTCAAATTCTCCAATTATACGCTACTTTTAGAGAATTAGACATGCACCCGTAgacatttttaaagagtctGAACGAAACATAGTTTGTAGGTCCACTCGCTACATGATCAGTATCAAATATCGACTATATATACATGTCCTAGGTGTATGAATccataattagaaataataattaaaaaaagaggcACTTCTTTTAAATTCTCAAgatttactatttatatatactaACAGTAAACGTAATGCGTTACTCGCCTTACTTGGCAGATTACTAGTCTATCAACTTTCTCAACATGAGTCAATTCCACTGGAAAATTTGTTACCTCTCATCAACACAAATATATCGGATAATCTATTCCCAAGACTTGAACATATAGAAAGAAAGCTAGTTTTCAGACTTTAGACTAGCTGAGTATGCACgtggtaattttaaaaaaatgctaccaaataaatatatgttgaagaaaatgaataaCTAATGGATAATATTCAAAACCTTTGTTTTAAGATTTGATAAGATAAGTATTTTTCAGAATTGGTCAGAAAAATAAATACGAGATACAATAGTAACCCATACGTACTctgaaaaaaatgaacaaattgGCGGCCCAGCTGATCAAATCAGTTGTAAAAATtggaagaaaaaacaaaaaaagagtacaagttGTACATTTAGATACCagcaatcaatcaatcaatcaatcatcATAAAAGCCtgtttttttcaaagaaaaaattctGACCACATTAAAGTTCTTCAATTGCATGCCACTGTATTCTTTATCAGACTCAAAATTGTACAAACTTTTTTTCgatataatatataaacgtGTTTTTTAACTTAACTTCatcagatatatatatatatatgtcctAACTTTGACTTACATACAAATAAGCACCTAAACAAGtacaaaactgaacaaataTACACACACATTATACTTGATTGTCTGCATGTATTATGTTACGTAAGACgcgtattttaaatataaatatcaacCGACTCCAAATTATTTATAAGTGAGTAGTACAATTTATTGAAAAAACATAACAATAACATGCCCCCCACcataaacctttcacattaaaatcacaaatatgaagggtatttttgatacattttacaTTATATTCTTTAGTTAAAAATCacataattcaataaaaaattactcAACGTCAGttaaaatcagacaaacaaatcGAAAAAACATTTACCTTGACGCCCTTTTCTTGCTTGACCTTCTCTCTTACAACTATTATCCCATAGATGAGCTTCATATCTTCCTGTCCACCTATgcctgcaaaaaaaaaaaaagaaaatcaaaattttatactaaaaataaattaatttcaaaactcatgattttcaaatacagaaaataaaattaccttGTTACCCCTCTGTAAATAGAAGTTCTTTGACCAAAAGTATCAGTAATTTTCTTACAACTCTCAGAATTAACAGCAGTAACTATAGCTTTTTCtgaatttgtattattattaacaCCCAAAGTAATTATCGGAGGATAACCCAACTCATTACTGGACTCAGTAGCAAACTCACTCCCCATGACCTGTGAATCATCAACTTCCGATCCCGAGTTCGTCGGCAAAGTTTGAAAACCACCAACCGCCATTGAATAATTATGATTAAGATCTTGTCGTCCATCATTGAAGTACCCGCCGTCACCGGCGCCGGCGCCGCCGCCAACGACGCCGTGATGATGGTGGTGGTGGTCGTAGATGTGAGTTAACGACGACGAGTCCTGAGTCTCCGTTTCACCGCCGAAAAAATCTTCGAGCTTCGGTGGTGGGTGGTGGTGGTGTTGCTGGATTATTTGTGAATCGACAAATACATTTGGAtgatatatttgtttttcaCCTTCGGAATACATTAATTCATGTGTTTTAGGAACGTTCATCCATCCTGcaaacaaatttcaaaaaaaatgtaatttaaatcactaaaaatatttttatttttatttagacatAGCTAAGCAAAAAATGGggttttttttatctattttttatttttgggaaaacAATTTTCTGGTAATAGAGTGATGAAAGATTTTTGACAAAAATAGCAGTAACCGTAATATAAGACCACATGGTGgcattttctttttgtctttttcttacTTTTAATTACTTCTTGCTCATCAACAAAAACAGAAATTCCGGAGAAATACTTCATTAATCAAATCtatgaataaaatttatttatttttaggctcGATTAATTCAGATTCACATCTCACAAGACACACTAAAATGTTAAGATTGAACTTGAGACTTGTGATTAAAGACGAAAACATACTTACCATGTGGGTAGAAGTTATCAGCAAAATAGTATTGATGAGATTGATGAGGCGGAGCAGAAGATTGAAGCatagaagaggaagaagatgagTTGAGCATTTCCATtgaagataaagaaaaagataacCAGTTAT
The DNA window shown above is from Solanum stenotomum isolate F172 chromosome 6, ASM1918654v1, whole genome shotgun sequence and carries:
- the LOC125867479 gene encoding AP2-like ethylene-responsive transcription factor AIL6; amino-acid sequence: MAPENNNWLSFSLSSMEMLNSSSSSSMLQSSAPPHQSHQYYFADNFYPHGWMNVPKTHELMYSEGEKQIYHPNVFVDSQIIQQHHHHPPPKLEDFFGGETETQDSSSLTHIYDHHHHHHGVVGGGAGAGDGGYFNDGRQDLNHNYSMAVGGFQTLPTNSGSEVDDSQVMGSEFATESSNELGYPPIITLGVNNNTNSEKAIVTAVNSESCKKITDTFGQRTSIYRGVTRHRWTGRYEAHLWDNSCKREGQARKGRQVYLGGYDKEDKAARSYDLAALKYWGTTATTNFPASDYTKEIEEMKHMTKQEFIASLRRKSSGFSRGASMYRGVTRHHQQGRWQARIGRVAGNKDLYLGTFATEEEAAEAYDIAAIKFRGLNAVTNFEMNRYDVEAIMKSSLPIGGAAKRLKISLESEQKQSLNDTYQQTLHNSVNNSSSNNSINFGAISPVSAIPCGLPFDANQPYYHHSFFPHLQYSSNDGGASDHTSGTMPLLPPPAEIFIWPHQSY